One Pseudochaenichthys georgianus chromosome 4, fPseGeo1.2, whole genome shotgun sequence DNA window includes the following coding sequences:
- the usp24 gene encoding ubiquitin carboxyl-terminal hydrolase 24 isoform X4: METEEEQHITTLLCMGFPDPDVIRKALRLAKNDINEAVALLTNESPGLGYGYEPMESGPAPGVGSTGDGESSGRTGTGGFDPPPAYHDVVDSERSNDENGNCSGGSMEFPTTNLYELESRVFTDHWSIPYKREESLGKCLIASTCLARHGLADADENCKRFIDRCMPEAFKKLLTSSAVHKWGTEIHEGIYNMLMLLVELVAERVKQDPVPVGLMGVLTMAFNPDNEYHFKNRMKVCQRSWAEVFGEEANMFAVSPSNSYQKEPHGWLVDLVNRFGELGGFTAIQTKLNIDEIEIACVSALVQPLGVSAEYLNSSLVQPMLDPVIHKMITYVQNLEEKDLKDKRLVSIPDLLSAIKLLCMRFQRELVTVVDDLRLDTLLRMLKTPHFSTKMNSLKEVTKLIEESTVSKTVKNAIDTDKLLDWLVENSVLSIALEGNIDQAQYCERIKGIIELLGSKLSLDELSKIWKIQAGQSSTVIENIHTIIAAAAVKFSFDQLTHLFALIQKSWEVESDRVRQKLLSLIGRIGREARSETTTGKVLEVLWELAHLPSLPTSLVQQALEEHLGILSDAYAVKETVKRNYIIKCIEDIKKTHIQDDCKGSDTQSLFLTGTWSKKKANSLAKASQPSAPQAVWVVPALRQLHEITRSFIKQTYQKQDKSIIQDLKKNFEIVKLITGSLVCCHRLAVTAAGNSGLSGSTLVDGRYTYQEYLDSHLRFLAFFLQEASLYLVWNRAKELWECLVSGPDVCELDREMCFEWFTKGQHDLESDVQQQLFKEKILKLEPYEITMNGFNLFKTFFENVNLCDHRLKRQGTQLCVERLDLAGMDFIWRIAMETPDEEIANEAIQLIITYSYTNLNPKMKKDSVSLHKKFIADCYKRLEAASSALGGPTLTHAVTRATKMLTATAMPTVATSVQSPSRYRGGFGSTKLVIIERLLLLAERYVITIEDLYSVPRTILPHGASFNGHPVALHITYESTKDTFTLETHSNETIGSIRWKISEHLSCPVDNVQIFANDSVMTMNRDQKLLSQLGFNDEQSLTVKSSGTGTPSGSSESSASASSSSSSAVFNSAYALEQEKSLPGVVMALVCNVFEMLYQLANLDETRITLRVRKLLLLIPTDPEVQDALDNFVPKESSVWSHQKTLFQGTGSRSPSMSSKQQHQAPSAASILESLFRSSAPGMSTFRVLYNLEVLSSKLMPTSDDEMAKTSSKSFCENFLKAGGLSLVVNVMQRDSIPSEVDYETRQGVYSICLQLARFLLVGQSMPAALDDDVIRDGESLSSRPFRNAGRAGRQLSLCGTPEKSSYRQMSLSERSSIRVEEIVPAARVAIQTMEVGDFTSTVACFMRLTWAAAAGRLDLVGSPQPIRETHSSLLPQGVRTRVSSTGSNCSSSSEGETPPTALHAGICVRQQCVSVKDTIIAREALSLLVTCLQLRCQQLCSFYNLPSVNDFIIDVLLGSPSGEIRRVACDQLYTLSQTDTSAFAEVQKPNLFLISVVLTAQLPLWSPTSIMRGVNQRLLSQCTEYFDLRCQLLDDLTTSEMEVLKVSAATMLEDEISWLDNFEPSWSSEMETSEADNILLAGHLRLIKTLLSLCGNDKEHLGQSLIQQLLDDFLFRASRIIINSSNPTPSPAPSHDFHPKCSTASSRLAAYEVLVMLADSSLSNLRLIVKELMTMHHQSDPSLCKEFDYLPPVESRSVSGFVGLKNGGATCYMNAVFQQLYMQPGLAEAFLSIEEDTDQPEESVFYQVQSLFGHLMESKLQYYIPENFWKIFKMWNKELYVREQQDAYEFFTSLVDQLDEHLKKMGREQIFKNTFQGIFSDQKICKDCPHRYEREETFMALNLGVTSCQSLEISLDQFVRGEVLEGSNAYYCEKCKEKRTTVKRTCIKSLPSVLCIHLMRFGFDWESGRSIKYDEQIRFPWVLNMEPYTVSGMARQDCSGEASESRGDGTSGGSPRKKVTISENYELVGVVVHSGQAHAGHYYSFIKDRRGSARGRWYKFNDNVVEEFDMNDETLEYECFGGEYRPKVYDQSNPYPDVRRRYWNAYMLFYQKISDQNSPVLPKKSRVSIMRQEAEDLTLSAPSSPDVSPQSSPRPPRANNDRLTILTRLVRKGEKKGLFVEKMPASIYQMVRDENLKFMKNRDVYNSDYFNFTLSLASVNATKLKHADYQPMAKESLKLAVHFLFHTYLHTKKKLRVDTEEWMATVEVLLTKSSEACQWMAQYLVGPEGRETTRVCLLECSVREVRVVFASILEKTLECSLHFGDPGADNLMDTLLSLLDKDVPENVKNCAQYFGLFSNFAQRGCGPCQLLLKHSAYRRMLIFLLGPNRQNNQNRRWSPAQAREFLHLHNTLAFITLHSDLDPQRTHPPEGSKLRVSCIPSSTQLLPLNADIQASLFTPEGQPYLLEVMFAMRELSGPLSLLIEMVTYISYCNEPFSLGVLQLLKSQLETAPPHELKNVFQMLQELLVMEDPLQTQRLKYAFESEKGLLALMHQSNNVDSRRCYQCVKFLVTLAQKCAPAKDYFKDLSGHWSWAVQWLQKKMTEHYWTPQSNVSNETSTNKTFQRTISAQDTLAYATALLNEKEQSGSSNGSDGSPANENADRSLRQGSESPMMLGDSKSDLEDVDP; encoded by the exons ATGGAGACCGAAGAGGAGCAGCACATCACCACGCTCCTCTGCATGGGTTTCCCAGACCCCGACGTGATAAGGAAAGCGCTCCGGCTAGCAAAGAACGACATAAACGAGGCAGTGGCGCTGCTGACAAACGAAAGCCCCGGACTCGGGTATGGATATGAGCCGATGGAGAGCGGGCCTGCCCCCGGCGTGGGCTCCACTGGAGACGGGGAAAGCAGCGGGCGGACTGGGACTGGAGGGTTTGATCCCCCACCCGCATACCACGATGTAGTGGATAGTGAG AGGAGCAATGATGAGAATGGGAACTGCTCAGGGGGCAGCATGGAGTTTCCCACCACCAACCTGTACGAGCTGGAGAGTCGAGTCTTTACCGACCACTGGTCCATACCTTACAAGAGAGAGGAGTCCCTGGGCAAGTGTCTCATCGCGTCCACCTGCCTCGCCCGGCACG GTCTTGCTGACGCTGATGAGAACTGCAAACGATTTATAGACCGGTGCATGCCGGAGGCCTTCAAAAAG TTGCTGACCAGCAGTGCCGTACACAAATGGGGCACGGAGATTCACGAGGGAATTTACAACATGCTCATGTTGCTGGTGGAGCTGGTAGCAGAGAGGGTGAAGCAGGATCCCGTACCAGTTGGCCTGATGGGAGTCCTGACTATG GCCTTCAACCCTGATAATGAGTACCATTTTAAGAACCGGATGAAGGTCTGTCAGAGGAGCTGGGCTGAAGTTTTTGGAGAAGAGGCCAACATGTTTGCTGTGTCTCCTAGCAACAGCTATCAGAAA GAGCCTCATGGTTGGCTGGTTGATTTGGTGAATCGA TTCGGAGAGTTGGGAGGATTCACTGCCATCCAGACTAAGCTCAACATAGACGAAATTGAGATCGCG TGTGTGTCGGCTCTGGTCCAGCCTCTGGGAGTCAGTGCAGAATACCTAAACTCCAGCCTCGTCCAG CCCATGCTGGACCCAGTCATCCATAAGATGATCACCTACGTGCAGAACCTGGAGGAAAAGGACCTAAAAGACAAG CGTCTGGTGAGCATCCCAGATCTGCTGTCGGCCATCAAGCTGCTGTGTATGCGCTTCCAGAGGGAGCTGGTTACTGTGGTGGACGACCTGCGTCTGGACACGCTGCTGCGCATGCTCAAAACCCCCCACTTCTCTACCAAGATGAACTCCCTCAAAGAG GTGACAAAGTTGATAGAGGAGAGTACAGTGTCTAAGACGGTGAAAAATGCCATTGACACGGATAAACTGTTGGACTGGCTGGTGGAGAACTCAGTCCTATCAATAGCGCTGGAGG GTAACATCGACCAGGCTCAGTACTGCGAGAGAATAAAGGGAATCATTGAGCTGCTGGGGAGTAAACTGTCCCTGGACGAACTCTCCAAGATCTGGAAAATCCAG GCGGGCCAGTCATCAACGGTGATAGAAAACATTCATACAATCATCgccgctgctgctgtgaagtTCAGCTTTGATCAACTCACCCACCTCTTCGCCCTCATACAGAAG AGCTGGGAGGTTGAGAGTGACCGTGTGAGGCAGAAGCTGCTCAGTCTGATCGGGAGGATCGGCAGAGAGGCTCGCTCTGAAACCACAACAGGGAAG GTGCTGGAGGTGCTGTGGGAGTTGGCTCACCTCCCCAGCCTGCCTACCAGTCTCGTTCAGCAGGCGTTGGAGGAGCACCTGGGGATCCTGAGCGACGCCTACGCTGTCAAGGAGACCGTGAAACGCAATTACATCATTAAATGTATTGAGGACATTAAGAAG ACACACATTCAGGACGACTGTAAAGGCAGCGACACTCAAAGCTTATTTCTTACCGGCACTTGGAGCAAGAAGAAAGCTAACTCTTTGGCCAAA GCGTCTCAGCCGAGCGCTCCTCAGGCAGTGTGGGTTGTTCCTGCTCTCCGTCAGCTGCACGAGATCACCCGATCTTTCATCAAGCAGACCTATCAGAAACAGGACAAG AGCATCATTCAAGACTTGAAGAAGAACTTTGAGATCGTGAAACTGATCACAGGATCCCTTGTGTGCTGCCATCGGCTGGCTGTGACCGCGGCGGGAAATAGCGGCCTCTCAGGCTCCACTCTGGTGGACGGGCGGTACACCTACCAGGAG TATCTGGACAGCCACCTGCGCTTCCTGGCCTTCTTCCTCCAGGAGGCCAGCCTCTACCTGGTGTGGAACCGGGCCAAGGAGCTCTGGGAGTGCCTGGTGTCCGGGCCGGATGTCTGTGAACTCGACCGTGAG ATGTGTTTCGAGTGGTTCACCAAAGGACAGCATGACCTCGAGAGTGATGTTCAGCAGCAGCTCTTCAAGGAGAAGATCCTAAAGCTGGAGCCCTATGAGATCACCATGAACG GTTTCAATCTGTTCAAGACCTTCTTTGAGAACGTGAATCTGTGTGACCATCGCCTCAAACGCCAGGGAACTCAGCTG TGTGTGGAGCGTCTTGACCTGGCAGGGATGGATTTTATCTGGCGCATCGCCATGGAAACCCCTGATGAAGAAATAGCCAATGAAGCAATCCAGCTAATTATCACATATAGCTACACTAACCTCAATCCCAAAATGAAGAAG GATTCCGTGTCTTTGCACAAGAAGTTCATTGCTGATTGTTACAAGCGACTGGAG GCAGCAAGCTCGGCCCTCGGAGGGCCTACTTTGACACATGCTGTTACCAGGGCTACCAAGATGCTGACGGCCACTGCCATGCCGACTGTGGCCACATCTGTACAATCACCATCCAGGTACAGAGGGGGGTTTGG ATCCACTAAGCTGGTGATAATCGAAAGACTGCTGCTACTGGCTGAACGCTACGTCATCACTATAGAG GATTTGTACTCAGTTCCTCGCACTATTCTACCTCACGGGGCCTCGTTCAATGGACACCCCGTCGCTCTTCACATCACCTACGAGTCAACCAAAGACACTTTCACCTTAGAG aCGCACAGCAATGAGACAATAGGAAGTATCCGATGGAAGATATCTGAGCACTTGAGCTGTCCGGTGGATAATGTCCAGATCTTTGCTAACGACAGTGTG ATGACCATGAACCGGGACCAGAAGCTGCTGTCCCAGCTGGGCTTCAATGACGAGCAGAGCCTCACTGTGAAGAGCTCGGGCACCGGCACCCCCTCTGGCAGCTCCGAGTCCTCGGCCTCGGCCTCCAGCAGCTCCAGCTCAGCAGTCTTCAACTCTGCCTACGCCTTGGAGCAG GAGAAATCCCTGCCCGGTGTGGTGATGGCTTTAGTGTGTAATGTTTTCGAGATGCTTTACCAGCTGGCTAATCTAGATGAAACCAG GATCACTCTTCGTGTGAggaagctgctgctgctgattcCAACGGACCCAGAAGTGCAGGATGCTCTCGATAACTTTGTTCCCAAAGAGTCCAGCGTCTGGAGCCACCAG AAGACACTGTTCCAGGGTACAGGCTCTCGCTCTCCGTCGATGTCCTCCAAGCAGCAGCACCAAGCGCCGAGTGCTGCATCCATCTTAGAGTCTCTCTTCAGGTCTTCTGCCCCGGGCATGTCCACCTTCAGAGTGCTGTACAACTTGGAG gTGTTGAGTTCAAAGCTCATGCCCACCTCTGATGATGAGATGGCCAAAACCAGCAGCAAGTCCTTCTGTGAGAACTTCCTTAAAGCAGGAGGCCTCAG TCTGGTGGTGAATGTTATGCAGAGAGATTCCATCCCATCGGAGGTGGACTATGAGACCAGACAAGGAGTCTACTCAATCTGTCTTCAGTTGGCCAG GTTTCTTCTGGTTGGGCAGAGCATGCCTGCAGCGCTGGATGATGATGTCATCAGAGATGGCGAGTCGCTGTCATCTCGTCCGTTTCGTAACGCTGGACGGGCCGGGCGACAGCTGTCTCTCTGTGGAACTCCAGAGAAGTCTTCGTACCGACAGATGTCGCTCTCTGAGCGCTCCTCCATCAGAGTGGAGGAGATCGTACCGGCCGCTCGTGTAGCTATTCAG ACCATGGAGGTGGGTGACTTCACTTCCACTGTGGCCTGTTTCATGCGTCTGACCTGGGCAGCTGCAGCCGGCCGATTGGACCTGGTCGGCAGCCcgcagccaatcagagagacCCACAGCTCCCTTCTGCCGCAGGGAGTCCGCACCAGAGTCAGCAGTACAG GAAGTAACTGCAGCTCCAGCAGTGAAGGGGAGACCCCGCCAACAGCGTTGCATGCAGGGATATGTGTGAGACAGCAGTGTGTCTCAGTTAAAGACACCATCATCGCCCGCGAGGCTCTGTCCCTGCTGGTCACCTGTCTGCAGTTACGCTGTCAGCAGCTAT GTTCTTTTTACAACCTTCCCTCTGTCAATGATTTCATTATTGATGTTTTGCTGGGATCTCCCAGTGGAGAG ATCCGCCGGGTAGCTTGTGATCAGCTCTACACTCTGAGCCAGACCGACACCTCAGCCTTCGCCGAAGTCCAGAAGCCCAACCTGTTCCTGATCTCAGTCGTTCTCACTGCTCAGCTGCCGTTATGGAGTCCTACGTCTATTATGAGAGGCGTCAACCAGAG GTTGCTGTCCCAATGCACTGAGTACTTTGACCTAAGATGTCAGCTTCTGGATGACCTAACCA CCTCAGAGATGGAGGTGTTAAAAGTGAGCGCAGCCACCATGCTGGAGGACGAGATCTCCTGGCTGGACAACTTTGAGCCTAGTTGGAGCTCTGAGATGGAGACCAGCGAGGCGGACAACATCCTCCTGGCAGGACACCTCCGTCTCATCAAGACCCTGCTCTCCCTCTGCGGCAACGATAAGGAGCATCTCG GTCAATCTCTGATTCAGCAGTTGTTGGATGACTTCCTGTTTCGAGCCTCGCGCATCATCATCAACAGTTCAAACCCCACCCCCTCCCCGGCCCCCAGCCACGACTTCCACCCaaa gtgcaGCACAGCCAGCAGCAGACTGGCGGCCTACGAGGTTCTGGTGATGCTCGCAGACAGCTCGCTCTCAAACCTCCGCCTGATCGTCAAAGAGCTCATGACCATGCACCACCAGTCTGATCCTTCCCTCTGCAAGGAGTTTGAT taCCTCCCTCCAGTAGAGAGCCGCTCAGTGTCCGGGTTCGTTGGGTTGAAGAACGGCGGCGCCACATGTTACATGAACGCTGTGTTTCAGCAGCTCTACATGCAGCCGGGTCTAGCAGAG GCTTTCCTGTCCATCGAGGAAGACACAGATCAGCCGGAGGAGAGTGTCTTCTACCAGGTCCAGTCTTTGTTTGGCCACTTGATGGAGAGCAAACTGCAGTACTACATACCCGAGAACTTCTGGAAG ATCTTCAAGATGTGGAACAAGGAGTTGTATGTACGAGAGCAGCAGGATGCTTACGAGTTCTTCACTAGCCTGGTGGATCAGCTTGACGAACATCTCAAG AAAATGGGTCGGGAGCAGATCTTCAAAAACACATTTCAAGGAATCTTCTCTGACCAAAAGATTTGCAAAGACTGTCCTCATCG ATACGAGCGTGAAGAAACATTCATGGCTTTGAACCTCGGAGTGACGTCTTGTCAAAGCTTAGAGATCTCTTTGGACCAGTTTGTCAGAGGAGAGGTGCTGGAGGGCAGCAACGCCTACTACTGTGAGAAATGCAAGGAGAAG AGGACCACAGTGAAGAGGACATGTATCAAATCCCTGCCCAGCGTTCTCTGCATCCACCTCATGCGCTTCGGCTTCGACTGGGAGAGTGGACGCTCCATCAAATACGATGAGCAGATCAGG TTCCCCTGGGTGTTGAACATGGAGCCGTACACCGTCTCTGGGATGGCCCGTCAGGACTGCAGCGGAGAGGCCAGCGAGAGTCGAGGCGACGGGACCTCAGGAGGGTCACCCCGAAAGAAAGTCACGATTTCTGAGAACTACGAACTCGTGGGAGTTGTCGTCCACAGCGGTCAGGCACATGCCGGTCACTATTACTCCTTCATTAAAGATAGACG TGGCAGCGCTCGTGGACGTTGGTACAAGTTCAACGACAACGTGGTGGAGGAGTTCGATATGAATGACGAAACTTTGGAGTATGAGTGCTTTGGGGGAGAGTACCGTCCCAAAGTGTACGACCAAT ctaACCCATACCCTGATGTGCGGAGGAGATACTGGAACGCCTACATGTTGTTCTATCAGAAGATCAGCGACCAGAACTCGCCCGTCCTGCCCAAGAAAAGCAGAGTCAGCATCATGAGGCAAGAGGCTGAGGACCTTACACT TTCTGCCCCGTCCTCCCCTGATGTTTCTCCACAGTCCTCTCCTCGACCCCCCAGGGCCAACAACGACCGCCTCACCATCCTCACCCGCCTGGTCCGCAAGGGAGAGAAAAAGGGACTGTTTGTAGAGAAGATGCCCGCCAGCATTTATCAG ATGGTGAGAGATGAGAATCTTAAGTTCATGAAGAACAGAGACGTCTACAACAGCGACTACTTCAACTTCACGCTCTCCCTGGCCTCCGTCAACGCA ACGAAGCTGAAGCATGCGGACTACCAGCCCATGGCCAAAGAGAGTCTTAAGCTGGcggttcacttcctgtttcacacCTACCTGCACACCAAAAAGAAACTCCG CGTGGACACAGAGGAGTGGATGGCCACAGTGGAGGTGTTGCTGACTAAGAGCAGCGAAGCCTGTCAGTGGATGGCGCAGTACCTGGTGGGGCCGGAGGGACGAGAGACCACCAG GGTCTGTCTGTTGGAGTGCAGTGTGAGGGAGGTGAGGGTGGTGTTCGCCTCCATCCTTGAGAAGACTCTGGAGTGCTCACTTCACTTTGGAGACCCGGGAGCGGACAACTTAATGGACACTCTGCTCTCCTTATTGGACAAAGACGTTCCTGAGAATGTGAAGAACTGCGCTCAGTACTTTGGTCTCTTCAGTAACTTTGCTCAGAGG GGATGCGGTCCTTGTCAGCTGTTGTTGAAACACTCAGCTTACCGCCGGATGCTCATCTTCCTGCTCGGACCCAACAGGCAAAACAACCAG AACCGGCGCTGGAGTCCCGCTCAGGCTCGGGAGTTTCTTCACCTCCACAACACGCTGGCCTTCATCACACTACACTCTGACCTCGACCCCCAGCGGACGCATC CTCCAGAAGGGTCTAAGCTGCGTGTGAGCTGCATCCCGTCCTCGACCCAGCTGCTGCCCCTCAACGCAGACATCCAGGCctctctcttcactccagaggGACAGCCTTACCTTCTCGAG GTGATGTTTGCCATGCGGGAGCTGTCCGGGCCGCTGTCCCTCCTGATCGAGATGGTGACCTACATTTCGTACTGTAACGAGCCTTTCTCCCTGGGTGTGCTGCAGCTGCTAAAG TCCCAGCTGGAGACTGCCCCCCCTCATGAACTGAAGAACGTTTTCCAGATGCTGCAGGAGCTACTG GTAATGGAAGACCCTCTGCAAACCCAGAGACTCAAGTATGCATTTGAGTCAGAGAAAGGCCTTTTAG CTTTGATGCACCAGAGCAACAACGTGGACAGCCGACGCTGCTACCAGTGTGTGAAGTTCCTGGTCACATTAGCCCAGAA GTGTGCTCCAGCCAAAGATTACTTCAAGGACTTGTCTGGTCACTGGAGCTGGGCGGTGCAGTGGCTGCAGAAAAAG ATGACTGAACATTACTGGACTCCACAGAGCAACGTCTCCAACGAGACATCCACTAACAAAACCTTCCAGCGCACTATCTCtgcacag GACACCTTGGCCTATGCCACGGCATTGTTAAACGAGAAGGAGCAGTCCGGCAGCAGCAACGGCTCAGACGGCAGCCCGGCAAACGAAAACGCCGACCGCAGCCTCCGACAG